A part of Streptomyces sp. NBC_01451 genomic DNA contains:
- a CDS encoding ABC transporter substrate-binding protein produces MTRITRRTALAAVTAALALTATACSSSDDGGSSDPTSTATGGSQSAAFQPAHKGGTLKLVAHAAAGTFDPQVNYTLQYWQLYQSMYDGLLAFKKTGGQESFTVVPDLAAAMPVVGNGGKTYTFTLRKGIRFSTGKAVTTDDVVASFQRIFKVSSPTAGTFYNGIVGADACLKTPASCTLAKGVVGDAAAGTVTVNLTAPDPEFPYKLAVPHASIVPKDSPTKDAGTKPLPTTGPYMAASYDPNRALKLVRNPYFKEWSREAQPQAYADNVDYTFGQTVESEVTAVQNGQADWMYDPPPADRLNEIGTQYASQAHVNPLTAFWYATLNVNSAPFNNKLARQAINWAIDRNAVVGLYGGKNLASPACTILPPGFPGHVDKCQYTKGGGKTWSAPDLAKAKALVKQSGTAGQEVGIVVQDDEVNKSIGQYLQSLLTQLGYRATLKPLSGNIQFTYIQNTKNKVQLALTSWYQDYPAASDFLNVLLSCASFHPGSDSSINISGFCDKGIDARMQTALKTGQTDQKAADQQWATIDQDIMTQSPVVPVINPKIIDFTSKRVGNYRFSKQFYMLVGQLWVK; encoded by the coding sequence ATGACCCGGATCACCAGACGTACCGCCCTCGCCGCCGTGACCGCCGCCCTCGCCCTCACCGCGACCGCCTGTTCGTCCTCCGACGACGGCGGCTCGTCCGACCCGACCTCCACCGCCACCGGCGGCTCCCAGTCGGCAGCGTTCCAGCCCGCGCACAAGGGCGGCACGCTGAAGCTGGTCGCCCACGCCGCCGCCGGAACCTTCGATCCGCAGGTCAACTACACGCTCCAGTACTGGCAGTTGTACCAGTCGATGTACGACGGTCTGCTGGCGTTCAAGAAGACCGGCGGGCAGGAGTCGTTCACCGTCGTCCCGGATCTCGCGGCGGCCATGCCGGTGGTCGGCAACGGCGGGAAGACGTACACCTTCACGCTCCGCAAGGGCATCAGGTTCTCCACCGGCAAGGCGGTGACCACCGACGACGTGGTGGCGTCCTTCCAGCGGATCTTCAAGGTGTCCAGCCCGACCGCGGGCACCTTCTACAACGGGATCGTCGGCGCGGACGCCTGTCTCAAGACGCCGGCGTCCTGCACGCTCGCCAAGGGCGTCGTCGGTGACGCGGCGGCCGGCACGGTCACCGTCAACCTGACGGCGCCGGACCCGGAGTTCCCGTACAAGCTGGCCGTTCCGCACGCCAGCATCGTGCCGAAGGACTCGCCGACGAAGGACGCGGGGACCAAGCCGCTCCCGACGACCGGCCCGTACATGGCGGCCTCGTACGACCCGAACCGGGCGCTGAAGCTGGTGCGCAACCCGTACTTCAAGGAGTGGTCGCGCGAGGCGCAGCCCCAGGCCTACGCCGACAACGTCGACTACACCTTCGGGCAGACCGTGGAGTCCGAGGTGACCGCCGTGCAGAACGGGCAGGCGGACTGGATGTACGACCCGCCGCCCGCCGACCGGCTCAACGAGATCGGCACGCAGTACGCCTCGCAGGCGCACGTCAATCCGCTGACCGCCTTCTGGTACGCCACCCTGAACGTCAACTCGGCCCCGTTCAACAACAAGTTGGCGCGCCAGGCCATCAACTGGGCGATCGACCGGAACGCGGTGGTCGGGCTGTACGGCGGCAAGAACCTCGCCTCTCCCGCGTGCACGATCCTGCCGCCGGGCTTCCCCGGGCACGTCGACAAGTGCCAGTACACCAAGGGCGGCGGGAAGACCTGGTCGGCGCCCGACCTCGCCAAGGCGAAGGCGCTGGTCAAGCAGTCGGGGACGGCCGGCCAGGAGGTCGGCATCGTCGTGCAGGACGACGAGGTCAACAAGTCGATCGGGCAGTACCTGCAGAGTCTGCTGACCCAGCTCGGCTACAGGGCGACGCTCAAGCCGCTGTCCGGGAACATCCAGTTCACGTACATCCAGAACACCAAGAACAAGGTGCAGTTGGCGCTGACGTCCTGGTACCAGGACTATCCGGCCGCCTCCGACTTCCTCAACGTGCTGCTGTCCTGCGCCTCGTTCCACCCGGGCAGCGACTCCAGCATCAACATCTCCGGGTTCTGCGACAAGGGCATCGACGCCCGGATGCAGACCGCGCTGAAGACCGGGCAGACCGACCAGAAGGCCGCCGACCAGCAGTGGGCGACCATCGACCAGGACATCATGACGCAGTCCCCGGTGGTCCCGGTGATCAACCCGAAGATCATCGACTTCACGTCGAAGCGGGTCGGCAACTACCGGTTCAGCAAGCAGTTCTACATGCTCGTCGGACAGTTGTGGGTCAAGTGA
- a CDS encoding ABC transporter permease → MSGAVAQLATAEARRRSPGPWRTAAADLLRNRSAVAAALVLLAVVTVTLLAPLYADHIAHTDPFQSHVSGTTVVDGKTVPVLTPSSTGLGLGVTPIGPTWDFGHYFLGSDNQGRDVMARLLYGGRTSLLIGATAALLCCVLGTAVGVLAGYAGGVVDAVISRVLDVIWAFPVYLLAICLSVVLLTDGLSLGPVTVEAGSLWLPVVIIAAIYVPYVARPMRGQVLVLRNKEFIQASIGSGAPALRVMRREVLPNVLPTAIVFLPLMTALAMLTESALSFLSVGVQPPDASWGTIIEDGLGLLYTRPTVTIAPGLLIALTTAALNVLGDGVRDALDPNARLRGGV, encoded by the coding sequence GTGAGCGGCGCAGTCGCCCAGTTGGCCACCGCCGAGGCCCGGCGACGCTCGCCGGGCCCCTGGCGGACCGCCGCCGCCGACCTGCTGCGCAACAGGTCGGCGGTGGCCGCGGCCCTCGTCCTGCTCGCCGTCGTCACGGTGACCCTGCTGGCCCCGCTGTACGCCGACCACATCGCGCACACCGACCCGTTCCAGTCCCATGTCTCCGGGACGACGGTCGTGGACGGGAAGACCGTGCCCGTACTGACCCCCAGCAGTACCGGGCTCGGCCTCGGTGTCACGCCCATCGGCCCCACCTGGGACTTCGGCCACTACTTCCTCGGCTCCGACAACCAGGGGCGGGACGTCATGGCGCGGCTGCTGTACGGCGGCCGTACCAGCCTGCTCATCGGGGCCACGGCGGCGCTGCTGTGCTGTGTCCTCGGTACGGCCGTCGGAGTCCTGGCCGGGTACGCGGGCGGGGTGGTCGACGCGGTCATCTCCCGTGTCCTGGACGTCATCTGGGCCTTCCCGGTGTATCTGCTGGCCATCTGTCTGTCCGTCGTCCTGCTCACCGACGGGCTCAGCCTCGGACCGGTCACCGTCGAGGCCGGGAGCCTGTGGCTGCCGGTCGTGATCATCGCGGCGATCTACGTCCCGTACGTGGCCCGGCCGATGCGCGGGCAGGTGCTGGTGCTGCGGAACAAGGAGTTCATCCAGGCGTCCATCGGGTCGGGCGCGCCCGCGCTGCGGGTGATGCGCCGGGAGGTGCTGCCCAACGTGCTGCCCACGGCGATCGTGTTCCTGCCGCTGATGACCGCGCTGGCGATGCTCACGGAGTCGGCGCTGTCCTTCCTGTCGGTCGGCGTCCAGCCGCCCGACGCCAGTTGGGGCACGATCATCGAGGACGGCCTCGGACTGCTGTACACGCGTCCGACCGTGACCATCGCGCCCGGACTGCTCATCGCGCTGACGACAGCCGCCCTCAACGTCCTCGGCGACGGGGTGCGGGACGCCCTCGACCCGAACGCCCGCCTGCGCGGAGGGGTGTGA
- a CDS encoding ABC transporter permease, with translation MLYFALRRFLSALLVMFAISVLVFLIFFATPGVDPAARIAGRNADPATLAQVRHSFGLDRPLPVRYLLMMRHLLIDRDLESFVNRGSKVIPQIVQAMPVTLSLVIGAAVIWMTVGIVMGTAAAALRGTAADPVIMLVGVVGVSLPAYWLGEVVNLLTQKRLHDSLFSWVPPPGYVELGKDPGQWALHLLFPWLTLALLYAGIYARLLRGEVVSALGEDYVRTARAKGLSERRILIRHALRCSLIPIVSLFGLDFGALVGGAALLTEVVFGLPGVGKLTFDALQNLDLPVIMGTVMYAAFFVVLANALVDILYARLDPRARHA, from the coding sequence ATGCTCTACTTCGCGCTCCGTCGCTTCCTCTCCGCGCTGCTGGTGATGTTCGCGATCAGTGTGCTGGTGTTCCTGATCTTCTTCGCCACCCCGGGAGTCGACCCCGCCGCCCGTATCGCGGGCCGCAACGCCGACCCGGCCACCCTCGCCCAGGTACGGCACTCGTTCGGCCTCGACCGGCCGCTGCCCGTCCGCTATCTGCTGATGATGCGGCACCTGCTGATCGACCGGGACCTGGAGTCGTTCGTCAACCGCGGCTCGAAGGTCATCCCGCAGATCGTGCAGGCCATGCCGGTGACGCTGTCGCTGGTGATCGGGGCGGCGGTCATCTGGATGACGGTCGGCATCGTCATGGGTACGGCCGCTGCCGCTCTGCGCGGTACGGCCGCGGACCCGGTGATCATGCTGGTGGGAGTCGTCGGCGTCTCGCTGCCCGCCTACTGGCTCGGCGAGGTCGTCAACCTCCTCACCCAGAAACGCCTGCACGACTCGCTGTTCTCCTGGGTGCCGCCGCCCGGGTACGTCGAGTTGGGCAAGGACCCCGGCCAGTGGGCGCTGCACCTGCTCTTCCCGTGGCTGACCCTGGCGCTGCTGTACGCCGGCATCTACGCCCGGCTGCTGCGCGGCGAGGTCGTCAGCGCGCTCGGCGAGGACTACGTACGCACCGCGCGGGCCAAGGGGCTGTCCGAGCGGCGGATCCTGATCCGGCACGCGCTGCGCTGCTCGCTCATCCCGATCGTGTCGCTGTTCGGCCTGGACTTCGGCGCGCTGGTGGGCGGTGCCGCCCTGCTCACCGAGGTCGTCTTCGGCCTGCCCGGCGTCGGCAAGCTCACCTTCGACGCGCTGCAGAACCTGGACCTGCCCGTGATCATGGGGACGGTCATGTACGCGGCGTTCTTCGTGGTTCTCGCCAACGCGCTGGTCGACATCCTGTACGCGCGACTCGATCCGAGGGCCCGCCATGCCTGA
- a CDS encoding ABC transporter ATP-binding protein, producing MPEPLLAVRDLRISFRTRTGTVTAVDGLSFSVAPGEILGVVGESGSGKSVSMLAVLRLLTSPNVTVTGEVRFRGRDLLTLPDKEMRSVRGREIAMVFQDPMTALTPVYTVGRQIAEQIRTHEKVSRKEAHARAVGLLSDVGIPDAASRVDAYPHEFSGGMRQRAVIAMALACGPALLIADEPTTALDVTIQAQILDLMRELNGRGSAVVLITHDMGVVSEIADRVLVMYGGRAAEEGPRRAVFHGPRHPYTWGLLDSVPRVGGPRLRRLPTIAGMPVSPDSVPEGCAFAPRCPARHDRCDERPVLSGESGHLDACWLPGDERASARTAHSTLDRKAAP from the coding sequence ATGCCTGAACCTCTCCTCGCTGTACGGGATCTGCGGATCTCCTTCCGCACCCGCACCGGCACGGTCACGGCCGTCGACGGGCTGTCCTTCTCGGTCGCCCCCGGCGAGATCCTGGGCGTGGTCGGCGAGTCGGGCTCCGGCAAGAGCGTCTCGATGCTGGCCGTACTGCGGCTGCTGACCAGCCCGAACGTCACCGTCACGGGCGAAGTCCGCTTCCGGGGGCGAGACCTGCTGACTCTCCCCGACAAGGAGATGCGGTCGGTGCGCGGCCGGGAGATCGCCATGGTCTTCCAGGATCCGATGACCGCGCTGACCCCGGTCTACACGGTCGGCCGGCAGATCGCCGAGCAGATCCGGACGCACGAGAAGGTGTCCAGGAAGGAGGCGCACGCGCGGGCCGTCGGGCTGCTGTCGGACGTGGGCATCCCGGACGCCGCCTCGCGCGTCGACGCCTACCCGCACGAGTTCTCGGGCGGGATGCGGCAGCGGGCGGTCATCGCGATGGCCCTCGCCTGCGGTCCGGCGCTGCTGATCGCCGACGAGCCGACCACCGCGCTCGATGTGACGATCCAGGCCCAGATCCTCGACCTGATGCGGGAGTTGAACGGGCGCGGCTCGGCGGTCGTCCTCATCACGCACGACATGGGTGTGGTGTCCGAGATCGCCGACCGGGTCCTGGTCATGTACGGGGGGCGGGCGGCCGAGGAGGGGCCGCGCCGGGCCGTGTTCCACGGTCCCCGGCATCCGTACACCTGGGGGCTGCTCGACTCGGTGCCCCGGGTCGGCGGGCCACGGCTGCGGCGGCTGCCCACCATCGCGGGCATGCCCGTGTCGCCGGACAGCGTGCCGGAGGGGTGCGCGTTCGCGCCGCGCTGCCCGGCGCGGCACGACCGGTGCGACGAACGCCCGGTACTGAGCGGCGAGTCGGGACACCTCGACGCCTGCTGGCTGCCGGGCGACGAGCGCGCGTCGGCCCGTACGGCGCACTCGACACTGGACAGAAAGGCGGCGCCGTGA
- a CDS encoding ABC transporter ATP-binding protein has protein sequence MTADLQTGPGDADVLLRATDVTKHYRLRGDSLTRRRKVLRAVDGVSLEVRAGETLGIVGESGCGKSTLGRCLVRLTDITGGRVEFDGQDITTLSARRLRPVRPGMQLVFQDPQASLNPRRRAGDIVAEPLLIHRYGDAAAVRRRVAELFDVVGLAAAHLDRYPHEFSGGQRQRIGIARALATSPKLIVADEPVSALDVSIQAQVLNLFADLQDEFGLTYVFIAHDLGVVRHVSDRIAVMYLGEIVELADTETLYGAPAHPYTEALMSAVPEIDDGTGAPDAPRRERIVLTGDVPNPVAKPAGCTFHTRCPYAREVCAVERPRLVGTPSGRAVACHHPLVAVN, from the coding sequence GTGACAGCGGACCTCCAGACCGGACCCGGCGACGCCGACGTGCTGCTGCGCGCCACCGACGTCACCAAGCACTACCGCCTGCGCGGCGACTCCCTCACCCGGCGCCGCAAGGTGCTGCGGGCCGTGGACGGGGTCTCGCTGGAGGTGCGCGCGGGTGAAACCCTCGGCATCGTCGGCGAGTCCGGCTGCGGCAAGTCGACGCTCGGCCGCTGTCTGGTCCGGCTCACCGACATCACCGGCGGGCGGGTCGAGTTCGACGGGCAGGACATCACCACACTGTCCGCACGCCGGCTGCGTCCCGTACGGCCGGGGATGCAGCTCGTCTTCCAGGATCCGCAGGCCTCCCTGAACCCGCGCCGCCGCGCCGGGGACATCGTCGCCGAGCCGCTGCTCATCCACCGGTACGGGGATGCCGCCGCCGTCCGGCGCCGGGTGGCCGAGCTGTTCGACGTGGTGGGGCTGGCGGCGGCCCATCTGGACCGGTACCCGCACGAGTTCTCCGGCGGCCAGCGTCAACGCATCGGTATCGCGCGGGCGTTGGCGACGTCCCCGAAGCTGATCGTCGCCGACGAACCGGTGTCCGCGCTCGACGTGTCGATCCAGGCGCAGGTACTGAACCTGTTCGCCGACCTCCAGGACGAGTTCGGGCTGACGTACGTCTTCATCGCGCACGACCTGGGCGTGGTCCGTCATGTCTCGGACCGGATCGCGGTCATGTATCTCGGCGAGATCGTCGAACTCGCCGACACGGAGACGCTGTACGGGGCTCCCGCGCACCCCTACACGGAGGCGCTGATGTCGGCGGTCCCGGAGATCGACGACGGGACCGGCGCCCCGGACGCGCCGCGCCGGGAGCGGATCGTCCTCACCGGGGACGTGCCCAACCCGGTGGCCAAACCGGCCGGTTGCACCTTCCACACGCGGTGTCCGTACGCACGGGAGGTGTGCGCGGTGGAGCGGCCCCGGCTGGTCGGCACGCCGTCCGGGCGGGCGGTCGCCTGTCACCACCCGCTGGTGGCGGTGAACTGA